The Parambassis ranga chromosome 13, fParRan2.1, whole genome shotgun sequence genome contains the following window.
GTCCATAACAACaagcaaaatattaaaagacTGTGTATACAATATAATGGTATGGGCACACATATGCATTTCGTGATTACTGATTCTGGTCATCAGTGATGATTTATGATTGACAGACCAATAAACAAATCAGCAGCTTCTGATGGAACAAATGCTGCTCCTGTGTTTCAAACTGCAGCCACATGGTGTCATATTATACAATTTTATCATAATCCCGAAAAGAGTTTTATGGGATGTAAAATTGCACTGGATgttgctcatttgcataaagcaGCATGGACCTTTATGCAAATGAGGAACAACCTATTCCATCCCCCAAATCTGACTTTACAACTCAGTCTACCCAGGTAGCATTATATGGTGTTTCACATTGACAATGAATGGGGAGTGTGAAAATGATGGATCTTGTAGACACATACAATGGGCCTGTAAAGGATCCCTGGGGTACACCACACTGGAAGTTCAACTTTTAAACCTTCTCTCTATGTTCCAGCCATGTGATTTACAGAAACAATCATATAATATACAAACATAAAGGCCTATATATGTATGTTACAGCAacattctacacacacatgctatacACATGGCTTTTGTAAAAATGGAGTACTTGTGTGTGAGGATATTCTGAGCCATACGTCATCTTTATCCCTCTCCCACCACCTCCCTCTTCAATCTCCCCTGCTCAGTCTGCCTGCTGTGGGAGAAACCTGTCCTGGCACATCCTCCTGGCAGAGCAGTAAACACTTTCCTGTCTGATGTTCTACAGAGGCGTGGATGCATATCACTCACTCCCCATGACTCTGTCAAAGCCTCCATTTGAGGgaagtttttacattttgtgtggGAAAATTGAAAATGTAGCTTGATTTGGCAATGCAGCGATACCCATAGACCTGTGATGATATTGAGGTATTATTTTCAACACGAAGCttgggatgaaaaaaaaaaaaacactttttggaACACGTCACTGTACATGACAATGAAAACACTGCTTCCGTAGGCACAATACAAAGTCCACTGAAAGCAGCTGCCGCTTAACTGGACTCTGATAGAACTAGTGTTAATCGCTCTGTCTGTCATCCTGCCGCTCTAAGGCAAGATTAAACTGTGGTGTAAAAGCAAAATCAGGAAAACCCCTGAAAagactctctgtctcactcttgGCGACAGCTCGAAGGCACGTGCCAACCACGAGGCGTATCCGTTATCGCAGAAATTTATCTCCAGGACTTCTCGATTAGTGAACGGCACAAATGACCGTTGCTGGTTCTGCTTCACTCTTTGCCCATTTTATGTAGTAGCCTATAGGAATGTAGGACAGGCGGAGATAtctttccagcagcagcagcagcagccagccacTGTTGTTAAGAATAACGTCTGTCGCCTGCAGCATTGTCATCTACAGAGAGTTCAGGTTTGGTGGCTGTCACTCCCTTTTCAAGTTGGGAAAGCCTGTTTGTTTGAAGATCACTTGACTGTGCTGAATCAATTAAGTCATCCATGGCTAATCCCGGAAGAGTGTGAGGAATTGATTTGGGGACGCAGCCAAGTGATGGGTTTGACAGTGGCATTGTTTATCCTATATGTGCTGAGCCTTGATGTGCTGAGTATGATATACAACTGTGTGTCTCAGAAACAGAGACCAGAGACAGGAGAGCAGGGAGTGAGGATGCGGAGTGTGTACACAAACAGTCAGCAACTCAGAAGTTTGAACATAGAAGCATCCTTCACAGATTATCCTTAATgaatgtgacattatgatgtcaTGTGTCCCCTGAGGTGATCCCTGAGGGACACCATGCTGAATGTTTTTCTTACGTTATAACCTTTCCTAACAAAACCGATGCTGTCTGGTGCTGATGATTTGTGATGAAGCAGTTCTAAGACTaactgcagagagacacacaacacagtgtgtgtcaggaTTGACTTGCCTttagagccagcccccagaggccgcATGGGGAACTACAGTTTTGAAAATTCTGAAGggatttgatttttattttcagagttttttgtattgtattgtattgtttctTAGAtattacaagaaaaaaatcaaatatataaaaattagGGACATTTTCTGTATTGACAACATACAAGCTTGTTAAAATCTTTCATCTTTTATTCGACCTTATCTTTTATCTGATTACATAGTTTGATAGACAGTTTgattgtgtttatgtatgtatgtatttatttgtatatacactcaacaaaaatataaacgcaacacttttgtttttgctcccatgtttcatgagatggacttgaagatctaaatttcattccagatacacaatattaccattcctctcaaacattgttcacaaatctgtctaaatgtgtgatagtgagcacttctgctttgctgagataatccatcccacctcacaggtgtgccacatcaagatgctgatctgacatcatgattagtgcacaggtgtacctcaaactgcccacaataaaaggccaccctgaaatgtgcagttttgtctcacagcaaaatgccacagatgccacaagcattgagggagcgtgcaattggcatgctgacagcaggaatgtcaaccagatctgttgctcgtgcattgaatgttcatttctccaccataagccgtctccaaaggcatttcagagaatatggcagtacatccaaccggcctcacaaccgcagaccacgagtaaccacaccagcccaggacctccacatccagcaggttcacctccgagatcgtctgagaccagccactcagacagctgctgaaacaattggtttgcataaccaaacaatttctgcacaaactgtcagaaaccgtctcagggaagctcaactgcatgctcgtcgtcctcatcggggtcttaacctgactccagatcgtcaccgtaacagacttgagtgggcaaatgctcacattcgatggcgtctagcacgttggagaggtgttctcttcacggatgaatctcggtttacattgttcagggcagatggcagacagcgtgtgtggcgtcgtgtgggtgagcgctttgctgatgtcaatgttgtggatcgagtggcccatggtggtggtggggtcatggtatgggcaggcatctgttatggacgaagaacacaggtgcattttattgatggcattttgaatgcacagagataccgtgatgagatcctgaggcccattgttgtgccatacatccatgaacatcacctcatgtttcagcaagataatgcacggccccatgttgcaaggatctgtacacaattcttggagactgaaaatgtcccagttcttgcatggccagcatactcaccggacatgtcacccattgaacatgtttgggatgtgcttgaccggcgtatacgacagcgtgcaccagttcccactaatatccagcaacttcgcacagccattgaagaggagtggaccaacattccacaggccacaatagacaatctgataaactctatgcgaagaagatgtgttgcactgcatgaggcaaatggtggtcacaccagatactgactggttctgagtccccagaccgccaataaagcagaaacaaaatgcacatttcagggtggccttttattgtgggcagtttaaggtacacctgtgcactaatcatgatgtcagatcagcatcttgatgtggcacacctgtgaggtgggatggattatctcagcaaagcagaagtgctcactatcacacatttagacagatttgtgaacaatgtttgagaggaatggtaatattgtgtatctggaatgaagtttagatcttcaagtccatctcatgaaacatgggagcaaaaacaaaagtgttgcatttatatttttgttgagtgtaattgaAAGGAGGCCTTTTAGAGATTGAGGACAGAAATTTAACTGTTTCTATGAACACAACATCCATCCACATTTACAGTAAGTACTCTTCCagtaaactcttttttttagTGTCCACTAAGAGCAAACAGTCTTTGCCAGTTTTCTCAACCAATACCTCTAGTCCCTGTTCAGCACTGGCATCCCATCATACACTTCTCTACACACTGTCCTGCTCGTTTTTTCCTGGCTCTCTTTGTCATGGCAGGCTGATCAGCCCTGAGCACCACTCACCTCATCTCCACTCCACATGGAGGACCATCACTCCACATGCAGATTACTGTAATTGTTCCAACTTTGCTCTGTACCTGATAGAACATCATGCCCGCCAATGAGAGCACTCTGCAATGGAGGACTGTGGTCATTAGCAAGCACCAAATTGATTTCTGTCAGTGAGCACTCCAGCCTTCATTTTGGGTCCTGTTTGAACTAAACAAATATGTATACTAGCAAACTAACTGGCCACCATATGACAGAAATTCTGTCTAACTTTGAATTGAGTTTAAGGTTTTGCGTTTTATGACTGATGCATGTATGTGAGTGCTCCAGAAGTGCTGTAGTTTGGATACATGGTGTCTTAGTAAATGAAACTTATTCTTTAATGTAAAATCaacacatccacatctttaagACAGCATTGTGTTAGAACTGTATTTAAAACTTGTGGGTCATTTCAGCACTGCATGGCATTATTTCTACTCGGATGCTAacactgctacatgtgctgcagacagtgctgacAGTATTGTTAATACAGAAGCTGAAACAGGTCAAAATATGTGAAGATACATATTTACAGCATCTTTTTTCCTgcattatattaatataatttaGACCTATACCTATGTCTGTGACCATAGGCCGATGTTGCTTGATAATACTACCAGACCCATGTATCACTGAATATTTGTCGTCAAAGAGCGGTACATCCTGGTCAATGCTGGGAGGAGAGACAAAATACCTTGCATTGCTCAAGATGATATGCTaaagctatttttttttatttgctgcaACAGCATCTCCAGTCCAGGAGAGCTAGTTACCAGATTGGAAGATGTTGATACATATATTCAGTGTATTGTGCaaatgacaacaataaaaaaaaacttttagatcttaaaaaaaataaattccatAACCTGAAACCCAAATTAAAACTGATGATTGGATGCTACCTTAAGCACAGCAGGCTGGGGATCTTGAAAAGTTAGCTGGTGGCATGTCGGTACGCAGAAAGAAATAGGCTTAAAAAGTACCTTGCaaatataaaaaacaattaaataagGTTTCTATCAAGACAAAtgtcaacaaacacagacaaccaACAGTTGTCTCTAACCTGTTACCTTAGGCCAGACCTGGGCAAAGGCCTGCAGGCCTCTTGTGACTTCAGTGCAAAACGACCATCCACCCAAACAttaacaaaggcagcaaaagtcaccTGTCGATCAAGTCATTACCGCTAACATCTTCctaaccctccttgtctcttccctGCTGCGGTACTGtggtcatcccatctactctttggagagacacaTTCATGCTATCTACACttgcgactatgctgaaatgtacggtaaagcgtgcaGAATCTCCACGGCTGGCATCCAGATGTTACCACGGGGCTGCACTTGACATATTTCAttgtcatctgctcttaaaaagcacagcTCCTGCCTGACTTTCAgaactttttactttttaaatttgTTATAACTCTTAATGGTTTTCTTCAGTAAATATATCTTCACATCatatgtgctgctctgcactgtgtgtgtgggagtatGTTTCAACACACAACAATGGTGCTTATTATAACAGTGGTcaccaatttatattattatcatttttttttttttttttaccaaaagtggccctttgcttttgttatagaaaaaaaaaataattgcccacccctgcctTAGGCCATAACATTGTGATCTTACAGTTACCTCACAATGAGgtcacaaataaaaaactggcTTGAACAGAACCCATAGCTAGCAGGTAAGCGGCTCACTGGTGCATATTAGGGCCCATAAAAGCATGCTCTCATTTCCAGGGTTAAaacatatatagatatatagaaaATCTAGAGCTATTATGCGCATAATAGTTTTTTTCTCACAGTTCGAAGAATCCACAGAAAGATGAGTCAGCCACTGAGAGTATATCGAGACATACTCTTTATATAGATATGATGTTATACTCTCAGCATGCGTCTTTATTACAAAATGTACACCCAGAAGGAGTGTTTTAAAGACTCCATGACTGAATGGTGTGTGTTGGGTGTAACAGCTCACTGTTCGTGTAATGTGAGGATAGCAACAACGATGTCGCAGAAACACACTTGAAAATTACTACTGTACAATGGAGGAAATTGTAGTTTAGACAAAAGCCAGAGAAAAGTGAGCATTCTGTCAATAAAGGGAGTGGTAATTACAGTAGAAAGAGGCAACTATCGCATCTAATCCTCCATCTCTAACCGACTTCCCAAATCCTCactctaaaacacacattcacacacacacacacacacacacacacacacacacacacacacacatacgggtCTATGTGAACTAGACGGACACTGCTGGCCAAACGCGTTTTTTGCTACATTAGGCGGACACCCCTTTCCACTTGCTTTACGATGATATGGGGTATGTCAAAAAATCTGTTTTGAGCCATAGAACACAAATGTCACTTTAAATCttaaatacacagcacacaacCCAAGATATAACAACCTGACAACATGGTTAGTTAGGCGGACAGGAGATAATGAGGTAATTAGCCCCGCCCATGACACAAAGAGAAATTAGGAGGACTAACTCAATTTGTGCAGACAGtagctatacacacacacaaaaatgtcactGAGGTGTATTAAAGGGTCAAATACCATTAATGGAACATggctaaacacaaacacaaacgtgAAGGCATTGTCCATTGAAAGGACACACCTACTATATGTGGACAATTtgttttacacaacacacaatacGCCAGACTATGCATTGTGAAGACATACCTGATTTGTGAGGACACATTTTAACTGGCAATATAGCTcacatatatattacatattttatatagttAATACCTCTTTCATGATTACAGAGAATGTTTTTGTGATGCTACGAGACAAACACCAGTCAATGCACTGCAAGCCACATTTATTGCAGCaaaaacaatcataaaacatcttggcttgtacattttaaaacatttaacaaaaaattaaaaaagtgcTGCAATATTATAGAACCAAATGTCTTTCACACCATTCACTGCTCCAACCTCGAGGAAGCTGGTGGATTGAGTTAGGGGTCATACCATCTGACGTGCCAACAGGCTACCTGGGCCTCTTCATCCCAACAGGAAAGTGTACTTAAAACAgacacttttttgttttctccttgCATTATTTCCCTTGGCATCCAGACTCACtacaagagaggaaaaacagattGTCAAATGGTATTCACACAACAATCCCAACAAAAACAACCCCTGGAACTGGTTAACATATCACTTCATGAGTCTTCATGAGCATCGTGTCCATGACAGGACACCACAGAGGAAGTCACTGCGTTCCACTGCACGCTTGAACAGCACCTCAACACTCCACAACACTACTCAGAATGTATTTTGTGAACTGAGGACAtggagaagcaggaagctgagccTCACCTACCAGGGCTTGCATATCCTCACACTATTAGAATAATGGCCTGAGTCCTTTTTTCCAAGTTTTTCAGACAACACATAACTTCACCAAAAGCAGAGCATATGATATTTAGGCCAAATATTCATTTTGGTCAAAACATTACCTAGGCCATTCATTTAATAGGGTGACGATATGCTGTGCAATGACAAACATCACTGATTTTATCTTCACAGTTTGTAGACTAGTATTAAAACCCATTTAGTGTTTTGCTtcagaaaaaacatgttgtcttaCCAGTAGATGTGCTTTCAATGGCAGAGTCAATATCTGTATAGTGAAAAAAAGATTAGGTATATGGATATAATAGCAAACAGTAATATTGCTTAGCCTACATGTAATGAATCAAACATCAAGGATGCTGGTGGACTGAGGTAGTGGTCATACCATCTGAGGTGCTTGGAGGTTCCTCAGCAGGctgcctgtctctcttcatCCCTACAGAATAGAGTAGTTGAATGTTCATGTGATGATTTGTGTATTTCACAACAGACACTTCAACCTGTCACTACAGGTACAGGAATGGAACTATATTGTCACTTGCACAAAAAGTGCGGGCGAGATTACGTTTGGAATATAGCTTCCTGGCCGTGCAACTGTGCGCCACAATAGTGCTTGTTATGTTACAGGTATATCCCAATAAGCCATACCAGTGAGTTAGCATGTACAATGGCAGACCACTTGAACTTGCATGGCTAAAAGGAATGCATCTATTAACAAAAGTAGTTTAAATTCAACTCTCCTTGCTATGTCATGACAAAATGACTAATAACTGAACTGAAGTACTGGAAATGGAGACATACAGACAAGAGCAGCTGTAGCTCCTATGGCATGCCCTGTGATGACTCCTGCACTGCTGTATCCATCTAACAAACCCTGCCTGACTAACATTAAAATAGCGAGCAGCATTGCCTTGTCTACGTGTAATGAATCAAACATCAAGGAGGCTGGTGGATTGAAGTAGTGGTCATACCATCTGAGGTGCCTGGAGGTTCCTCAACAGGctgcctgtctctcttcatCCCTACAGAATAAAGTAGTTGAATGTTCATGTGATGATTTGACCTGTCATTACAGGTACAGGACAACAATAATGACTATGATTGATTATGATTCAGGTATATCCCAATAAGCCATGCCATGCCAGTTAGCATGTACAATAGCAGACCACTTGAACTTGCATAGCTAAAAGGAATGCatccattaaaaataatttatattcAAGTCTCCCTGCTATGTCATGATAAAATGACTAATGACTGAACTGAAGTACTGGAAATGGAGACATACAGACAAGAGCAGCTGTAGCTCCTATGGCATGCCCTGTGATGACTCCTGCACTGCTGTATCCATCTAACAAACATCCATCTAACATTACTACATGTAATGAATCAAACATCAACGAGGATGCTTAGTCATATCACCTGAGGTTCCTGGACATTCCTGCTCATATTGGCTGGCTCTTTTCATTCCTGTAGAATTAATAGTGCGGCTCAATAAAGTTCATGTAATATAAGCAGGTTTGTGCCAATTCAGTTATTAATATTTCTAGTTAAAAATATTTCTAGGCACACTTACCAACACTTGTATGTGAATGTATGAGGGGCTGCTGTTCATCAAACTCACTGTCTTCGCTTTGCTCAGAATCACTCAGGTTCATGTCATCtgacaaaaaatgaagaaaataaataataaaacatgagaGAATTAAACAGCAAACATTGAGTTACAGCGATAAAACATTATGAATAATATTACAATGAAGATTAGCTTGTTGAGGTAAAAGGGACAGATGTTTTTTAAGTGGGGTTGTGTGAGGGACAAATGGCAGGCAGGCTGTGTGGAAAGCATAACATTCTAGAGGTTAGGTCATATTTTTGCTACAGTAAAAATATCTGTTAGCAATTCTTGTAAACCAAACTTTATGATCTACACAGATCTACACAgctgaaaacaacttttaatAGCAATACCTTCAATGTCAATCTCTTCAAGTGATTTGCCTTGAAGATTTGTCAGGGACCCTTTCTCCAAGGCAAGAAGTAATTTTGATATTTTGGCCAGCTGCGTTGTAGCCTCTGGAAGCCTGTAATATTCTCTGTGGACACGAACGTCATGTCCTAAGAAGTCTGCAACTTGATCCAACTCATGATTTTTGAGGTTCAGGATTTGTGACAAAGTTGCAACATGCTTGCACAAGTGAGTTGACCTGAGGAGTTCAGGGTTCTGAGCGCCACACTCATTTGCATAAATCCTCAAACAGTCCTGTCCTCTATAAGAAGACAAACAATGGGGTCTTGCAAACAGGAATTCATTCTCTTCTGGGACTCCACACTCTGTTCTTTTGCTGATAAGATGTGTTAAGGCATCAACCATGTCtggtgacagcagcacagcaactTTGCGCCCTCTTTTACCCCTAATTTCCACGCAACTGAAGTGGTTACAAAGTTTTTGTTCGAATTTTGTAAGGCCGCTGGCAACATCCTTATGCAAGGCAGTTGTGTCCCTTTCGAGGAAGCCTTTGAGTCTCATTTTTGCAACTTCTCCTCCACATCTTCGGTTGAAGAGTATGATTTTTGCAAGGGCTGCTTTACAAAGTTCTCCATAGACTTGGGGTGATGGTGTCTTTCCTAAGTCTTCAGATGCTACCTTTGGTACCCTAGTCTTACACATAGCTGCTTTAGCTGAGTGTGTAAATCTTTGATTTGTAGAAAACTGCTTTGAATGGAAAATGTTCAATGTACTTTTATGTCTATGTAACTGAATTAGTGGAAATTGGTGAACCGAAAACCTTTGTCAACAAACACTAAATGTGATATATTATGcagactgaataaaaaaatactgtaataaTTATGAATTAATATTGGTACATCATGCatgaatgcatcatttattCAACAAAACTACTCACGTTTACATCTAATACCAGTCCACTTGATCGCAGCATAAGGTCCACCACACCTGGCACATTTGTCGAAGCTTGGTACAACTGAGGAGACCAAATGATGTTCACAGATCTGTTGGAAAAAACATAGTTATGAGAATATCATGATGAATATCAAAATTACACTTCATCTGATTTGATGAAAACACTTGCAATTcaaaaaacactgctttttgtGTGATGGAGAACATTAACAGAATGTAaattgtggaaatataaaagaaaatgtatatattttgctattaTTTGTAaacgaacaaacaaaacatgtgaaCTTTTCCATCCTCACCCAAAGAAATTCTGAACAGAAGGTTCAAAGGTTAAGTAGAAATTTTAGGTACTCAAATATTTCAAGCAATCAAGTATTTTTTATATAGTCACGACTTAAGCCACTAAATATATCATTAATGCGTTGTGCTATAACTTATGTACACATTCAGGGTACATTCCCTAAAGATAAAGACTGCTCTAACTGACAGTTTGACTTTAAAAGCCTTcgaaacatgttttctgaatCATTATTGGGTTATGTTCGCCAATATCTATCAAATATAAGCATACACATATAGttcacataaagcagatcaccCAAGGATTTTAAGTCTGAGATGCTAATtttgaatggatggatggatgtgtttagGATGTGTATACAAaatgttacagagaaatattgaatttttaaattatttacctcatgaatgctgctggcaggagaggcaggcgggacaggatcagtctcctgtggactgttctggggacagaaatggacaaGCAATAAGCACTAAACAATCAAAGTTGAACATTCAAACTgtagttatttgtgttgtgcaataaacaaacaattataTACTGACAAAATGTCAATACGTTATATTTTCCTCAAGAGTGAGAATTCATTTCAGCATAAACACTGACCATTAAAAACA
Protein-coding sequences here:
- the LOC114445431 gene encoding uncharacterized protein LOC114445431 isoform X3 — protein: MFNFDCLVINFVHFCPQNSPQETDSVPPASPTSSIHENSPQETDPVPPASPASSIHEICEHHLVSSVVPSFDKCARCGGPYAAIKWTGIRCKHDMNLSDSEQSEDSEFDEQQPLIHSHTSVGMKRASQYEQECPGTSGMKRDRQPVEEPPGTSDGMKRDRQPAEEPPSTSDDIDSAIESTSTVSLDAKGNNARRKQKSVCFKYTFLLG
- the LOC114445431 gene encoding uncharacterized protein LOC114445431 isoform X2; translation: MRLKGFLERDTTALHKDVASGLTKFEQKLCNHFSCVEIRGKRGRKVAVLLSPDMVDALTHLISKRTECGVPEENEFLFARPHCLSSYRGQDCLRIYANECGAQNPELLRSTHLCKHVATLSQILNLKNHELDQVADFLGHDVRVHREYYRLPEATTQLAKISKLLLALEKGSLTNLQGKSLEEIDIEDDMNLSDSEQSEDSEFDEQQPLIHSHTSVGMKRASQYEQECPGTSGMKRDRQPAEEPPSTSDDIDSAIESTSTVSLDAKGNNARRKQKSVCFKYTFLLG
- the LOC114445431 gene encoding uncharacterized protein LOC114445431 isoform X1, whose product is MRLKGFLERDTTALHKDVASGLTKFEQKLCNHFSCVEIRGKRGRKVAVLLSPDMVDALTHLISKRTECGVPEENEFLFARPHCLSSYRGQDCLRIYANECGAQNPELLRSTHLCKHVATLSQILNLKNHELDQVADFLGHDVRVHREYYRLPEATTQLAKISKLLLALEKGSLTNLQGKSLEEIDIEDDMNLSDSEQSEDSEFDEQQPLIHSHTSVGMKRASQYEQECPGTSGMKRDRQPVEEPPGTSDGMKRDRQPAEEPPSTSDDIDSAIESTSTVSLDAKGNNARRKQKSVCFKYTFLLG
- the LOC114445431 gene encoding uncharacterized protein LOC114445431 isoform X4 is translated as MARITQNSPQETDSVPPASPTSSIHENSPQETDPVPPASPASSIHEICEHHLVSSVVPSFDKCARCGGPYAAIKWTGIRCKHDMNLSDSEQSEDSEFDEQQPLIHSHTSVGMKRASQYEQECPGTSGMKRDRQPVEEPPGTSDGMKRDRQPAEEPPSTSDDIDSAIESTSTVSLDAKGNNARRKQKSVCFKYTFLLG